A region of the Lycium barbarum isolate Lr01 chromosome 1, ASM1917538v2, whole genome shotgun sequence genome:
gccaATTGggcaatttaattaaaaaaaaattgtgagccccaccCATAGATATtaaaaaacaacaactaatattaaaaaaaaaatgcgggccccataattctaatatatatatatatatatatatatatccggtccaatttaattaaaaaaaaaattgtgggccccatatatattaaacaataactaatattaaaaaaatagtgcaaattaataatgtccaaaaaaagtgcaccccgtattaaaaaattaaacaatattcatgtaatttccaaagtatctcattaagtcaataatgatagattcattgtcacgtgcgtattcgtagcaaacactaatataataaagttttaaatacggagcacaaactacaatattatataaatcgtattttgaacatagtatcccatattgataaaatcaaacaatatataaaaaaaatgaaccccatattaaaaaaatataatattaaaaaaaaagtgttggctttgtattcgtagcaaacactaatataataaagttttagatacggagcacaaactacaatgttatattaatcgtgttttgaacatagtatatgtatatatattatatgcataaaaatagtacaaaccaataatgtccaaaaaaaaaaaaaagtgcaccccataaagggtggacctcataaaaaataaaaaataaaaagtggaacccaccatctccaaactcactgtaaaaaaagaagtggaccccatattaacaaaatcaaacaatattaaaaaaaaaaatgaaccccatattaaaaaaaataatgtcaaaagaaaagtgcagactttgtatccatagtaaacactaatatactaaagttttagatacggagtacaaactacaatgttatattaatcgtgttttgaacataatgtgtgtgtgtgtgtatatacataaaaacagtgcaaattaataatgtcaaaaaaaaaaatagtgcaaatctaatcgacgttttcttaaaaaaccatgcaaaagacaacatgacaagtaaaatgagctaaaccgagaatatttatcaaaaattaaaaaatagtatttcttcgtttaaatagaaaatcaatttctattttgtttcattttaaacatgtaaaattaatttaataatttgaattaaaatgatctaaataaaaatttgataaaaaataataagtattttatacctttaaattaatcgaattaaaattgaaagtatcaactgatgcttaaatattgctattgttttatctcaaagagaaaaaaatagtttccttttaaacaagtcttctcttttaaaaaatattaataaatttgccgattttgtaatcgtagcaaacattaatataataaaattttagatacggagcacaaactataatgttatattaatcgtgttttgaacataatatatatatatatatatatatatatatatatatatatatatatatatatatatgtatataatcactatttaaaacatacacatagatgcactataatctacagtgttgggcccgtgcgcagcacgggcataagccgtCTAGTAGACATAAGAAAAGTTGTTTGGGTTTTGGGCGCGGGgggaggtggggggggggggggttgttgaTTTTTTTTGCACGCCTCTTAGCAAATATTTACTTAAGTATAATTTGATCAAATTATCCTTATTTATTGATCTCAATTTAAAGCTACTCTCTTTTTCACCAAATTAAGTTCTCTCCATATTTATTGAGTAAGGGTAAATGTAAAAACTAATAATTAATTATAATTTCTAAAATAATAACTATTTTAAATCAACTATTTTTAATAAGGACAACAAGTAAAATTTTTTAGTAAGGACAACAAGTAAAATGGACCGAAGAGTATCAAAGTCTAGACTTAACAGTcgaagtttttttttattttacggAAAAGGACCTAAAATGCCCTTGAACTATGAGATTTGATATAAAAATGCTCTCCATTTACCTTTGCGCTCTAAAATGGCATCGCCGTCAACCTATTGGGCCTAAATTGCCCTTAATTTCAGGGGGCATTTTTGACCCAATAGATGGACGGAGGGCAATATTGTACCAAATCCCAgagttcaggggcattttaggccctttttcgaagaattatttatttatttatttattacgtgGCACGTTTTAATTGGTTAGTTTTAAAATTAACCTAAACTAATTATATCCCAACACAAATTTCGGATCCACCTAACCATCCCTGACTTAAAATGGTGACTGTAGCAACATTCGTCCCCGCCGGTGAGCCACCATCAATCTCCACCGTCCTTTCCTCTATTGAAACAACCCAAAACATCCATTAAAACCACCACCGTAACATCGCTTATCCAAACGGCGCATCGAGCCACCACAACCAAGAATGTCCAAAACCACCCTCATCCTATACCAATTTTTCATTCTTGGCTGGTGGTTTAGGTGGATCAGATTTTGTGTTAAGTTTATGAATTTAGTTAAGTTTATGTTTATTTAATAAGTTATAAAATTACCTCTAAAATCTTCTTTGTTCAATTTAGAAGCAAACTTGAGAATAATTTCAATTGATTTTGATTAGTTGATTTTTTATGCCCTTATTAGTCGGTAGTGCTAGaggtgttttatttttatttttcatattgatataaaatgaattTTTCCTGAAATTTCTTTTTTAATGAATTCTGAAACGTCTAAAATGTCGCCACAATCACCATTTTAAGTCGGGTGGGTTAGGTGGATCCGGAATTTTTATTGGGATATAATTAGTTTAGGTTAGTTTTAAAACTAACCAATTAAAACGTGccacataataaataaaaaaattaattttcttcggaaaagggcctaaaatgcccTTGCCGTTAAAAATTAAGGGCAATTTAAGCCCAATAGGTTGAGACAGGGGCATTTTAGAGCGCAAAGGAAACAGAGGGAATTTTTGTACCAGATCCCATAGTTCAAgggcattttaggcccttttccgtttatttaATTATACCAATATCTATAGACTATAAATATTGATCCATCCTTAGGAATGGAATTAAGTTCTTTTCTATGCATTGTCTAATTcctttaattaaataaattaattttttgttGAGAAAATAAGGTCGGAACTGATTGGAGTACTAAAAAAATCATCGATATGTTCCGTACCAATAATAAGTGGACTTATCATCAGTTCAATCAGATAAGTCGTCCCATATACAGTTGCCTGCCCATAAAAAACGTGATCTCTCTTCACAGTGACAAACCTGTCACCTAAAGGAAGCATATTAACCGTAGATCTAAATCTTATTTTCTCATCAACGTCTCTCATAACTCTGTCATTATTCTAAATGAAATATTCATGTAACTCTAACACGTCCGGAATTTGAAATATCCATCTTTAAGAATATTCTTGGAATTATTGGTAAATCCACGGCTACCAATCTGTAATACATACAAATTTAATTCAATCTTGTTTAGGGGTCATTTGTGAAACAAACAAGGAAGAGAAGTGAGAGAAAACGGGAaaaatctcaatggtttcaccaAGTAAGCATTACAAACCCCAAATGGCAATTATTGGACATTTTTGTTGTATCTGTAattttgttttgttgtttgttGTTTTGTAGTATTGGAATGAAATAGAGTGGAATGGATTTAGTATTCATATGGTCTTAGCCCAACTAGTTTTGGATTAACGTGTATATGGTAGGAGTAGACTTTTTCCAAGATTGTCATTTGGTTCTTGAAAATTGTGTTTTTCAGCTTAGATTTTGTGTATTTACAACCCCTTGACGTATTAGCTGCTGCattaagtgaattcatttgaaagctTGTTTTTTTGTGGGCTCCCTGTTTCCAATGTGCACTAAGTTGATAACCAAaaaggcagcccggtgcacaaacAGGGGCGGAGGGAGGAAGGGCCAAGGGGGTTCATCGGcggaaaattacactgtttatacatatttaaaattatattttatgtatatatagtagacgttgaacccaTTTGGtttcttcgtgtgtttactttttcatattttgaactcCCTTAGTGAATATCCTGGCTCCGTCActgtgcacaaagcatcccgcatTAGCAGGGACTAAGTCGGTAACATTGGACCAAATCCAGTATGTTGCTTTTATGAAGTTACAGATGAAATCATTTATTAGGAGGTTTAAGTAATCTGTTGTGGCAATAAGTTGCAGGACGCATAATTCACTTTGAGTAAATGGGAAGGTTGAAAAGTTTGTCAAGAGCTTATCTGTGTGCTTTACTCTGATAATTACCAATTCTTGTCAAAGCATTTCCGAGATAAGAATACATTATATGCAGCGTCTTTGGATTTATTTTACGTCGATAGTAACTTGTTGTGATACCGTTAACATTATCTATTATTATGGGGAGGAGTGGTACTGATACAAGatacaagaaaaagaaagagataagTTTGTTAAAATTTGCTCGTATCTCATTAATACATGACAGGTTTACACCTATGAAATCAGTTGGTAACCTTTTATGGTAAGAGATCTAATGTAACTTTAATATTTTAAATGTAAAGTTGGGGTTGCTGAATTCGGTTCATACAGCACTCTGTAGGTCAATCTGGCCCCACATTACCGCAGAAAGATGTTAGTGTTGCAGTAGTAATCGTTCACTCTTAATAACTTTGTAGGCTCGCTGTTTTCATTAATATCATCTGATGATGTTAGGTGAATTTGTAGTCTCCTTTGTTTCCCAACCACAGAATCCCAAATGATATTAACTGGACAGGGAGCTTTGAGACATGACACGATTTCTTAAGGTAAACTTGGAGATGCATGTTAGTTACTACTAGTTAGTATTAATTGGGAAGAAAAGTGAGACTTAGTTTTTGAATTTGGAAAATCCTGCTTAACTTTTTTGAGTATCATAATCAATGAGATGTGAAATGTTAAAACACTTCGTTTCCAAATATAGAATATAAACAAAGATGTTGAGGATTCATGTAGCTAACCCCAAACTGATTTAGAATTGAAGCATTGTTGTTGTTAGCTTATAGAATTACAGCTCAAAAAAGGAATCTTAGCTCTAAATTGAAAAGGGAGCAGTCTTAGtgactccctccgtttcaatttgtttgtcttactttccttttggTCTGTTTAGAAAAGAATgccactttctatatttagtaagtctTGACACCAATATCCTACATggcatatttaagaccacaagattccaagggcattttgatacattacacacatctttagtttaagaccacaacgttcgaaagtcttctttattttcttaaactccgtgccgagtcaaactaagacaaacaaattgaaatggagggagttcTATTTATTTAGATAGAATTGAAAGTGCAGCCAGATATTACTTATTTCAATTGCTATGATGTAGTATTGTGCTAGCTCAATCTAATTAGTGAACCAAATATCACAGAAGGAATATAAAGGATTAATGTAGGCAACCCAACTAGTGTGGGATTGAAGGTAGTCGTTGATTCATAGAATTAGTGAACCAAATTAGGGTCTCCAAGAGAATTCCTATTACAGGTAAATCTTACTTTCCATTATTGATTTCCAGAATAAGAATTGAACGTAAATCTGATCTAGTACTTTGTCCAAAGTTTGTAAGGATACCCCATTTCAAACTAGGATATAAACATTGGATTGAACTTGTTATAAATATATTCAGATATCCTGCACTGCAAGCACTActcatttatgctttggctgaaAAAAGTGTTGATAGTACACTCTCCGCACATCTTGCTGCCTGTTGCTAAAGAATGTGAATTGACCATAGCTGTTGATTAATCCTAGTTTAGGACTGAGGCACAGCGGTTGTTGTGTGTGTACTACTGCTTGTTAATTTCCAAAGGTTTTCCATGTTTAAGATCGAAAGGTATGTTCTAACTTTTGTCAAGCTGCAATAAGCTGGATTATCAGAATAGATCAATTGCTGATATCAAGTAcatgcatgtgtgtatatattgGTCTCGAACCACACATGAACCAATAGATATACCATGTGTTCGCGTGTGAAAACATTGTAGATAGACAAGCATAGGTAACGTTTATAATCGTCTGTGTGCATGTACAGAATATTACCTCTTTCTCAATGTACTTTACAGGTGTTGTGCCTTATATCTTTCTGCTACTTCTTGTTGGATGCTCGGCCAGACCTCTCTACCCACTTCCTAGTAGAAGAAACGACAGGAATAAACAGCCTTTACAAACATTTCGAGCGTACAACATCGCACACCGAGGTTCAAATGGAGAAATTCCTGAAGAAACTGCAGCAGCATACATGGTATGTCTGCAATCGTCTCAAAAAAATCTGGTTTCTAAAGTAGCAAATAGGAATCGGGTCTAGTCTCCAATGAAATGGCTTCACTAAGGCCACATGGTTGATACTGAAATTAGTAATACCACGAAAATTATACAGACAATTCTTTTGGCTGTTTGTAATAGGACCTTTCTGCTTACAATAACTGATGCTGAAATAGAAGCAAACAGGCTGTTTCTTTAGATAAACTGCAAAACGTGCTCCTGAAACTCTAGTGTTATGCAGAGAGCTATTGAAGAGGGTGCTGATTTCATCGAAACAGATATTTTAGCGTCTAAAGATGGCGCTCTTATATGCTTCCATGATTGCATCCTCGATGATACAACTGATATAGCAAATCACAAGGAGTTTGCTGATCGAAAGAGGACCTATGATGTTCAAGGTGTTAACACTACTGGATATTTTCTTGGTATGGATGTTATAATTTCACTTGTGCTAACTTCCATTTTTTCCGGTCAATAACAGATTGTGTCCTTCTGCTGTTATTTTGTGttagcttcattttcttcattttaccCATGTGTATTAGCAAACATAAATAATTACGTGCTTCTGAGTGTTATTCTATTTCTTTTGTACCAATATGCAGTTGATTTCACCCTTGAAGAATTGAAGCTTCTGCATGTAAAGCAGAGATATCCTTTCAGAGATCAGCAATATAATGGTTAGTTTTCTAAAGGTTCCTGTAAATAAAAAACAAGATAGGGAAATTTATGCTATGTGAAATGTAACATGAGCCAAAAATGTTGCTTTTGATTAACTTTGCCCAGCAACAAGATATGCATGCTCCTGCTTTTATTCTATACGATGATAGTTTCTTCAGAAAAACGCATCCCATTGCCTCCTATATTTCTCACTGTTTTTATTTTCAATTAATTAACATGCAGGAGAATTTTCTATTATTACTTTTGAGGAGTTCATCTCAATTGCATTGGATTCCCACAGAGTTGTTGGAATATATCCAGAGATAAAAAATCCAGTCCTTATCAACCAACACGTGAGTTCTTTCCCTTTCTGTTACAAAATAGGGAAAACTGAATTTTAGCAGAGTATGTTTGACTCTTATGTATTATTCTCAGCTTTCCTTATGTGTGATTAcattgtatgttgttgttgttccttATGTGTGACTTTCAGTTATCTATGCACTAACTGCTGGTTCCAACAGGTCAAATGGCCAGGTGGTAAGAAATTTGAGGACAAGTTTGTTGAGACACTGAAGAAGTATGGATACAAAGGTTCATATATGTCAAAGCAATGGCTAAAGCAGCCTGCATTTATTCAATCTTTTGCGCCAACATCACTAGTCTACATATCAAATCAAACAGACCTGCCTAAGATCTTCCTCATTGATGACACGACTACGCCAACTCAAGACACCAATCAGGTTTTCATTCCCCTCACTATATGTGACAAAGAAGAAGTTGACTATCTTTATGCGGGAGACGC
Encoded here:
- the LOC132600371 gene encoding glycerophosphodiester phosphodiesterase GDPD6-like, whose translation is MVSPSVVPYIFLLLLVGCSARPLYPLPSRRNDRNKQPLQTFRAYNIAHRGSNGEIPEETAAAYMRAIEEGADFIETDILASKDGALICFHDCILDDTTDIANHKEFADRKRTYDVQGVNTTGYFLVDFTLEELKLLHVKQRYPFRDQQYNGEFSIITFEEFISIALDSHRVVGIYPEIKNPVLINQHVKWPGGKKFEDKFVETLKKYGYKGSYMSKQWLKQPAFIQSFAPTSLVYISNQTDLPKIFLIDDTTTPTQDTNQSYWEITSDGYLDYIKEYVVGIGPWKDTIVPVSSNYLETPSDLVARAHARNLQVHPYTFRNENKFLHFNFSEDPYNEYDYWINEIGVDGLFTDFTGSLHQYQEWTNPFASGEKEATRLLHKIELMLSRFKYFT